In Miscanthus floridulus cultivar M001 chromosome 8, ASM1932011v1, whole genome shotgun sequence, the sequence TTTtcagcaaaagctcagcccagcagacagCATTACAACAAACGCGtgactcctaggccggcccagatacctaacgacaggccaaaagagcgatccagtctctgacCGAAAAGCATAGTCAAAGAGGGGACAACACTCGCTTTTAACTCCGACCCACTTTTCCGACCAGGAATAcactgaacctctgcttacagctcttctccgaccggtgtGGTCGGAGCCGTCTAGGAACAATCGACCGAGGACAcccactcggtgaggacccaaaaatcaggcggagcagataagacaAGGcgttcaagtcaaccgtaatatcgaggaccgtaccctgcacacctatagaACAGTACtgccaggccatgccagaagggtgctttacAACCTTCTAGGCATATCAGAacctgaatagtgttgtgggcgtcggtgTTTGTCTTATAGTGTTATGGACGCCGTCATTtgtcataccaggcgaacacggtgaAGCTTGCCACAcgcgtctgacataaacagtacTGTGGCCGCCGACGACCGTCTTGTACCTAACagcgtgagcaacaagacttagtaaaaCACgagcactctctctctctcacacacacttgtaagaccatccccttcacctataaatgaggatgcgctctctcccaacgagGAAGGATGattccgactctctctctctctttgttaagttttagacattctgagcaatCGAACAGCTTCATGGTTATtaaactctaaagctacatagagcatacattccaatacttagcgcacgtaaggagctcccgtcactcttgaccCTTCGGTCTGGAGCCCGACCGAACCTTTAATACCTCCTTCTTATTcccacttgtttgtaaccccacagcaaacttcgagcatctaGGCTCagcaataaagtcaccgaccgactgaaactggacgtaagtcatgttgcctgaaccagtataaaccatgtgccATTAAGTGTTAGGCCATATCCAATCACAAcgcacaacaaaactacaaatatttacttattggttaTTTTTCGCACCGACACACTTCCTAGTAAAAAACTGTTTGGTAGACCTCATGGATTCAACCTAGAAGCAATCTTGGGAGCACTGCCAAACTATCTCTCGGGCTTCACCGTTCTTGTAAAGAGGAGTATTTTATATTATGAAATGAATTATGAAGAAAGCTGAAAGCGTGTGAAACTAAGGCTAGTCTCAATGGAGTGTTTCATGACACAGTTACCAAGATTGCCACGTGAGCTTTTGTGTTGATAACTACACAAATAAATTTCATCTTGATAAAATTCTATGAAACTCTCTCTATCTTTTTTTTCATAAATAAGCTGTTAAGTTAGCAGATTTATTGCTGCGTCAATGTATTAAATGAAAATAAAACTCTTTTGAACCCATTGAGACATGTCTAAAAGACAGTCCCAGACTTCAGAAAAATATCTTTAGAATATAATCACTGTAAATAGGGGCTTACGTGAAAAATGGCACCACCTAGAAGTTTATGAAGTCTCGAAAAAAATATCTAAACATCGACTACTCGTATAAAGTGAGAGTAGCGGGGAGAATCCGAGAAACCCAAGCAACCCAATCCAGACAAGCAAGGAACCCCCGATGGCTCATCGCGTTCTGCTCCTCCTTTCTCTCGCCGCGGCCGCCGCTGTAGCCGCCGCCGTCGATGCGGAGGACCCGCTGATCCGGCAGGTGGTTCCCGGCGGAGATGAGAACGACCTGGAGCTGAACGCGGAGTCCCACTTCCTGAGCTTCGTGCAGCGGTTCGGCAAGTCCTACAAGGACGCCGAAGAGCACGCGTACCGGCTGTCCGTCTTCAAGGCCAACCTGCGCCGCGCGCGCCGGCACCAGCTGCTGGACCCGTCGGCGGAGCACGGCGTCACTAAGTTCTCCGACCTGACGCCGGCCGAGTTCCGCCGGACCTACCTCGGCCTCCGTAAGTCCCGGCGCGCGCTCCTCAGAGAGCTCGGGGAGTCGGCGAACGAGGCGCCTGTGCTCCCCACCGACGGCCTGCCCGACGACTTCGATTGGAGGGACCACGGCGCCGTCACCCCCGTCAAGAACCAGGTCGGTTTCCACCGAATCTGGTGACTATGGTCCACAGATCGGAGCCGTTCCTTTCATGGTTTCTCGATCTATTTGCTCTTTCTTCTCATCTAAATGACTCCTGAATTTCTTTTCCCCGGGCTGTTGTTTAGGGTTCGTGCGGCTCGTGCTGGTCGTTCAGCGCGTCTGGAGCGCTGGAGGGTGCGCACTACCTCGCAACTGGCAAGCTGGAGGTGCTTTCCGAGCAGCAGATGGTCGACTGTGACCACGTGGTGAGGAAGGAAgctgccctttccttctttcctAGCTTAATTTCATAATTTCCTTACTATTATCGTACTTTTTTATGGGATTGGTAGGTTCATGGTTGCTGGTGCTAGGAAGGCTGGATTTTTCCGGCCATAGCCCATGTTTTGTCAGCTCGTGTGATGTCCTTTTCCTATTTTCCTTCCTTTCTGATTGCGCAGCTGCGCACCTATCTTGGAGTGAGTCTGTGAGTCGGAAAACGGGGGTTTGGAAgaatggaaagattccatgataaattttcaaaataaaattagCAGTTAAAAGAGTGGTACAGTGGAgatgttagagcatctccaaccaTCTTTCTTAAAACTCACTCTGCATCATCTAGTGTGCACTTTGGAGAGCCGGCCCCGTTCTtcatctttggctagcgagaaataaTGAATAGAGGATGATAATATTTGGAGATCTAATTGAATATAAGCTGTTGGAGGATTTTTTTATATATACCAAAATCTTTATTTCTATCGATACATAAGGATACAAAGAGGCTCTTGGAGTTGCTTACTCCTAGAGGGTTGAATCCACAGTGATTCAAGTTTAGATAACAAAAGTAATGGCTTAGTTGACTGATAGAGAGTAGGTGGATTCACTTGACCTTAGAGCTGTTGGCGTTATTTGTACAATTCTTTATAGTCTTTGTAGATCATACATCTTGTCTTCACAGCTAAGCTCTTACGATTCTCAGGGAACCTGTGAGCCTTCAAAGCCTTGTGTAATCTGACTTCATAAAATCCGAACAGTGGGGTATAATTTGAACAAAAGCATGGCGATAATATGGTACATCCTAGGATTTGCCATTTCATTTCTCATGTGTCAGTTCTATGGTCAGGTTTGTTCTTGAACAACTGACCTTTTGAGTGGGGCTTGCTCCTAGGAACAGGGGATCACTTACTATTGTAATAGCCATCCATCATTCACCCTGAATAGGTGACTTTTGTTATCATTATTTGTAGAGAACTATGTGCGAGCTGTTTTTTGATATCTTATGGATCATTATTTGGCTAttttgaatgcaaagtttttgAATCATCATTGTATGCATAGACTATTGCTACATTCATCAGCAAGAAACAATTTCACTGTACATGTCAGATAACCAATATCTGATCCAGTGATGTAAAAATTTTAACGAGGCTTTTGCTAATTTCTCTTGAATGTAACAGTGATTTTACAGTGCTTTATTACTGAGTATTGAACATGTGTGAAGCTAAAGCCATGAGATGTGACCCATATATTTTTAGGTTTTGGACAGTAGGATTTTCATAGCTGCTGGTTTGAAGTTACTGGTACCTGATTTAGTTCGCATTAATCCAAACTCACTATCCCCCATTCTTGTTGTAAATGTTGCAGTGTGATTCATCAGAACCTGATTCATGTGATTCGGGTTGCAATGGTGGGCTGATGACGAATGCCTTCAGTTATCTCCATAAGGCTGGTGGCCTTGAGAGTGAGAAGGATTACCCTTACACTGGGAGTGATGATAAATGCAAGTTTGACAAGTCCAAGATTGTTGCTTCAGTTCAGAACTTCAGTGTTGTGTCTGTGGATGAGGGTCAAATTGCTGCTAACCTCATCAAACATGGGCCACTGGCAAGTAAGTAAAAGACAAAGAACCTCTTGTGCCAATAAATCTGATCACTTTATCAAAATACATAGAACGGTCAATAGC encodes:
- the LOC136477318 gene encoding cysteine proteinase 1, with product MAHRVLLLLSLAAAAAVAAAVDAEDPLIRQVVPGGDENDLELNAESHFLSFVQRFGKSYKDAEEHAYRLSVFKANLRRARRHQLLDPSAEHGVTKFSDLTPAEFRRTYLGLRKSRRALLRELGESANEAPVLPTDGLPDDFDWRDHGAVTPVKNQGSCGSCWSFSASGALEGAHYLATGKLEVLSEQQMVDCDHVCDSSEPDSCDSGCNGGLMTNAFSYLHKAGGLESEKDYPYTGSDDKCKFDKSKIVASVQNFSVVSVDEGQIAANLIKHGPLAIGINAAYMQTYIGGVSCPYICGRTLDHGVLLVGYGAAGFAPIRLKDKPYWIIKNSWGKNWGENGYYKICRGSNVRNKCGVDSMVSTVSAVHTSKE